One window from the genome of Cucumis melo cultivar AY chromosome 12, USDA_Cmelo_AY_1.0, whole genome shotgun sequence encodes:
- the LOC103484179 gene encoding uncharacterized protein LOC103484179 isoform X2 gives MFPRFDFRDVQEKLSAQFRPWERSFQFWVRVADIYTGYKVLQLRVKFEKDAEKQETMWENQHEHAAEKIYAMCSEMGGFFLKVAQVIGKPDLAPAAWVKRLVTLCDQAPATPFDVVQRVVEKELHRSLGDVFETFDPDPLGSASIAQVHRARLKGDRDDVVVKVQHPGTEDLMMTDIRNLQAFALYMQKTDIKFDLYSVTKEIEKQIGYEFDFEREANAIERIRHFLYSNNKKSPVLVPQVMKNIVTRRVLVMEYIDGIPILNLGDEMAKRGIDASGRLALAAKQKILSSLTMAYGQMILKSGFFHADPHPGNILICKGSEVALLDYGQVKDLPDQLRLGYAKLVMDIADGDASRTAETFRELGIDTISNCENAQEELFKLAQVMFDTRLPPGKVLMQPFAEDSSIKKVGVQSFPEELFSILRTIQILRGLSVGLGINYSCSEQWRPIAEEALLLSGRLEGRKRKTTHKRGFLKRLFSRSS, from the exons ATGTTCCCTCGTTTTGATTTTAGAGATGTTCAAGAGAAGCTCTCCGCTCAGTTCAGACCTTGGGAACGTTCTTTTCAATTCTGGGTTCGTGTTGCAGACATCTATACTGGTTACAAG GTGCTTCAACTACGGGTGAAATTCGAGAAGGATGCGGAGAAACAGGAGACAATGTGGGAGAATCAGCATGAACATGCAGCCGAGAAGATATATGCTATGTGCTCCGAAATGGGTGGTTTCTTCCTTAAG GTTGCTCAAGTTATTGGGAAGCCGGATTTGGCCCCAGCTGCATGGGTGAAGAGGCTCGTTACACTGTGTGATCAAGCACCAGCAACGCCTTTTGATGTTGTTCAACGTGTGGTGGAGAAGGAACTGCACAGAAGTCTTGGTGATGTCTTTGAAACATTTGATCCGGACCCTCTTGGTTCAGCTTCGATTGCTCAG GTTCACAGAGCTAGGCTAAAGGGTGACAGGGATGACGTTGTGGTCAAG GTGCAACATCCGGGAACTGAGGATTTAATGATGACAGATATCCGTAATTTGCAAGCGTTTGCCTTGTACATGCAAAAGACAGATATCAAATTCGATCTATATTCTGTAACTAAGGAAATAGAGAAACAG ATTGGTTACGAATTTGATTTTGAGAGGGAGGCCAATGCTATTGAAAGGATCCGGCATTTTCTATATAGCAACAACAAAAAGAGCCCAGTATTGGTGCCACAAGTGATGAAGAATATTGTTACCAG GAGGGTGTTGGTGATGGAATATATTGATGGAATCCCAATCCTCAATCTTGGTGATGAAATGGCAAAGAGAGGCATAGATGCTAGTGGCAGACTTGCTTTAGCAGCAAAGCA GAAAATTCTTAGTAGTTTGACGATGGCATATGGGCAAATGATTCTGAAGAGTGGTTTCTTCCATGCAGATCCGCATCCAGGGAATATATTGATCTGTAAAGGCTCAGAG GTAGCATTGCTTGATTACGGGCAAGTGAAGGATCTTCCTGACCAGTTGAGGCTTGGCTATGCTAAACTTGTTATGGATATTGCAGATGGTGACGCCTCAAGAACAGCTGAAACCTTCAG GGAGCTTGGGATAGATACAATAAGCAATTGTGAAAATGCACAAGAAGAACTATTTAAGTTGGCACAGGTAATGTTTGATACAAGGTTACCCCCCGGGAAGGTGTTGATGCAACCTTTCGCAGAGGACTCTTCAATAAAGAAAGTTGGTGTTCAG TCGTTTCCAGAGGAACTCTTTTCCATACTTCGGACAATCCAAATCCTTAGAGGATTAAGTGTTGGTCTCGGGATCAATTACTCGTGCTCCGAACAATGGCGACCCATTGCAGAAGAAGCTTTGTTGCTTTCTGGTAGGCTAGAAG GTAGGAAAAGGAAAACAACCCACAAACGTGGATTCTTAAAGAGATTGTTTTCAAGATCAAGCTGA
- the LOC103484179 gene encoding uncharacterized protein LOC103484179 isoform X1, which produces MFPRFDFRDVQEKLSAQFRPWERSFQFWVRVADIYTGYKVLQLRVKFEKDAEKQETMWENQHEHAAEKIYAMCSEMGGFFLKVAQVIGKPDLAPAAWVKRLVTLCDQAPATPFDVVQRVVEKELHRSLGDVFETFDPDPLGSASIAQVHRARLKGDRDDVVVKVQHPGTEDLMMTDIRNLQAFALYMQKTDIKFDLYSVTKEIEKQIGYEFDFEREANAIERIRHFLYSNNKKSPVLVPQVMKNIVTRRVLVMEYIDGIPILNLGDEMAKRGIDASGRLALAAKQKILSSLTMAYGQMILKSGFFHADPHPGNILICKGSEATLLDYGQVKDLPDQLRLGYAKLVMDIADGDASRTAETFRELGIDTISNCENAQEELFKLAQVMFDTRLPPGKVLMQPFAEDSSIKKVGVQSFPEELFSILRTIQILRGLSVGLGINYSCSEQWRPIAEEALLLSGRLEGRKRKTTHKRGFLKRLFSRSS; this is translated from the exons ATGTTCCCTCGTTTTGATTTTAGAGATGTTCAAGAGAAGCTCTCCGCTCAGTTCAGACCTTGGGAACGTTCTTTTCAATTCTGGGTTCGTGTTGCAGACATCTATACTGGTTACAAG GTGCTTCAACTACGGGTGAAATTCGAGAAGGATGCGGAGAAACAGGAGACAATGTGGGAGAATCAGCATGAACATGCAGCCGAGAAGATATATGCTATGTGCTCCGAAATGGGTGGTTTCTTCCTTAAG GTTGCTCAAGTTATTGGGAAGCCGGATTTGGCCCCAGCTGCATGGGTGAAGAGGCTCGTTACACTGTGTGATCAAGCACCAGCAACGCCTTTTGATGTTGTTCAACGTGTGGTGGAGAAGGAACTGCACAGAAGTCTTGGTGATGTCTTTGAAACATTTGATCCGGACCCTCTTGGTTCAGCTTCGATTGCTCAG GTTCACAGAGCTAGGCTAAAGGGTGACAGGGATGACGTTGTGGTCAAG GTGCAACATCCGGGAACTGAGGATTTAATGATGACAGATATCCGTAATTTGCAAGCGTTTGCCTTGTACATGCAAAAGACAGATATCAAATTCGATCTATATTCTGTAACTAAGGAAATAGAGAAACAG ATTGGTTACGAATTTGATTTTGAGAGGGAGGCCAATGCTATTGAAAGGATCCGGCATTTTCTATATAGCAACAACAAAAAGAGCCCAGTATTGGTGCCACAAGTGATGAAGAATATTGTTACCAG GAGGGTGTTGGTGATGGAATATATTGATGGAATCCCAATCCTCAATCTTGGTGATGAAATGGCAAAGAGAGGCATAGATGCTAGTGGCAGACTTGCTTTAGCAGCAAAGCA GAAAATTCTTAGTAGTTTGACGATGGCATATGGGCAAATGATTCTGAAGAGTGGTTTCTTCCATGCAGATCCGCATCCAGGGAATATATTGATCTGTAAAGGCTCAGAGGCAA CATTGCTTGATTACGGGCAAGTGAAGGATCTTCCTGACCAGTTGAGGCTTGGCTATGCTAAACTTGTTATGGATATTGCAGATGGTGACGCCTCAAGAACAGCTGAAACCTTCAG GGAGCTTGGGATAGATACAATAAGCAATTGTGAAAATGCACAAGAAGAACTATTTAAGTTGGCACAGGTAATGTTTGATACAAGGTTACCCCCCGGGAAGGTGTTGATGCAACCTTTCGCAGAGGACTCTTCAATAAAGAAAGTTGGTGTTCAG TCGTTTCCAGAGGAACTCTTTTCCATACTTCGGACAATCCAAATCCTTAGAGGATTAAGTGTTGGTCTCGGGATCAATTACTCGTGCTCCGAACAATGGCGACCCATTGCAGAAGAAGCTTTGTTGCTTTCTGGTAGGCTAGAAG GTAGGAAAAGGAAAACAACCCACAAACGTGGATTCTTAAAGAGATTGTTTTCAAGATCAAGCTGA
- the LOC103484179 gene encoding uncharacterized protein LOC103484179 isoform X3, with product MFPRFDFRDVQEKLSAQFRPWERSFQFWVRVADIYTGYKVLQLRVKFEKDAEKQETMWENQHEHAAEKIYAMCSEMGGFFLKVAQVIGKPDLAPAAWVKRLVTLCDQAPATPFDVVQRVVEKELHRSLGDVFETFDPDPLGSASIAQVHRARLKGDRDDVVVKVQHPGTEDLMMTDIRNLQAFALYMQKTDIKFDLYSVTKEIEKQIGYEFDFEREANAIERIRHFLYSNNKKSPVLVPQVMKNIVTRRVLVMEYIDGIPILNLGDEMAKRGIDASGRLALAAKQKILSSLTMAYGQMILKSGFFHADPHPGNILICKGSEVALLDYGQVKDLPDQLRLGYAKLVMDIADGDASRTAETFRELGIDTISNCENAQEELFKLAQVMFDTRLPPGKVLMQPFAEDSSIKKVGVQIL from the exons ATGTTCCCTCGTTTTGATTTTAGAGATGTTCAAGAGAAGCTCTCCGCTCAGTTCAGACCTTGGGAACGTTCTTTTCAATTCTGGGTTCGTGTTGCAGACATCTATACTGGTTACAAG GTGCTTCAACTACGGGTGAAATTCGAGAAGGATGCGGAGAAACAGGAGACAATGTGGGAGAATCAGCATGAACATGCAGCCGAGAAGATATATGCTATGTGCTCCGAAATGGGTGGTTTCTTCCTTAAG GTTGCTCAAGTTATTGGGAAGCCGGATTTGGCCCCAGCTGCATGGGTGAAGAGGCTCGTTACACTGTGTGATCAAGCACCAGCAACGCCTTTTGATGTTGTTCAACGTGTGGTGGAGAAGGAACTGCACAGAAGTCTTGGTGATGTCTTTGAAACATTTGATCCGGACCCTCTTGGTTCAGCTTCGATTGCTCAG GTTCACAGAGCTAGGCTAAAGGGTGACAGGGATGACGTTGTGGTCAAG GTGCAACATCCGGGAACTGAGGATTTAATGATGACAGATATCCGTAATTTGCAAGCGTTTGCCTTGTACATGCAAAAGACAGATATCAAATTCGATCTATATTCTGTAACTAAGGAAATAGAGAAACAG ATTGGTTACGAATTTGATTTTGAGAGGGAGGCCAATGCTATTGAAAGGATCCGGCATTTTCTATATAGCAACAACAAAAAGAGCCCAGTATTGGTGCCACAAGTGATGAAGAATATTGTTACCAG GAGGGTGTTGGTGATGGAATATATTGATGGAATCCCAATCCTCAATCTTGGTGATGAAATGGCAAAGAGAGGCATAGATGCTAGTGGCAGACTTGCTTTAGCAGCAAAGCA GAAAATTCTTAGTAGTTTGACGATGGCATATGGGCAAATGATTCTGAAGAGTGGTTTCTTCCATGCAGATCCGCATCCAGGGAATATATTGATCTGTAAAGGCTCAGAG GTAGCATTGCTTGATTACGGGCAAGTGAAGGATCTTCCTGACCAGTTGAGGCTTGGCTATGCTAAACTTGTTATGGATATTGCAGATGGTGACGCCTCAAGAACAGCTGAAACCTTCAG GGAGCTTGGGATAGATACAATAAGCAATTGTGAAAATGCACAAGAAGAACTATTTAAGTTGGCACAGGTAATGTTTGATACAAGGTTACCCCCCGGGAAGGTGTTGATGCAACCTTTCGCAGAGGACTCTTCAATAAAGAAAGTTGGTGTTCAG ATTCTCTAA